From Apium graveolens cultivar Ventura chromosome 9, ASM990537v1, whole genome shotgun sequence, the proteins below share one genomic window:
- the LOC141686343 gene encoding uncharacterized protein LOC141686343, with amino-acid sequence MTWHVAWKKDGMLRHPADGVAWKTMDAKYPNFSSENRNIRLGIASNGFNPFGTMSGSHSTWPVVVVNYNLPPWLNMKPENLIMSTLIAGPTDPVNSIDVYLQPLVEELKELWDVGVTTFDAATNQNFVLRASVLWIISDFPGYAMLSGWSTKGYLACPICNYKISSTYLKHSRKAPAVLSGRMIKRLLDDYQNTFIEVKGKRKDKKNIYDSILGTLLNISGKTKDHVNARLDLQEMGIRKILHPTTSNNGKYLEIMAANFVMTNKEKDIFCSFLENVKFPHGFASNISKYVQDRKVFGYKSHDAHIIMQYLLQIAVKKALKPEAAIPLIRLGDFFRGICSKSQPEGSIAEGYLADECVTFCARFPRDNEISSVNELGTRIHKTSEYPILSGRNQKGKAYQLSDDVWTAAHRYILFNYDDKDVDALIEQHRSLFDVNVKLNKYKRARTHTDEVCEWFKTEIGKKLNVSREITSLAIGPKRVARRFRGYVINRYRFHTKSRDKKCIIQNSDVYLTALTTSFASVKDQKPTTGEVTYYGSIEKIIEVDYWGCLNMVLFRCTWYADEKDHLSFTRVNFNRACQKKDPFVMSTQVHQVFYIEDHVKNHIYFPIKKLPTYFDDSHAENSPSEDDINGQFAHDRRFPVVENQDDEANWMGGDFMTFNLHHKGEFHKSKYARGTVKIVKDFELDVFSYSELMEWVNQLGYKEIGGIYVQKEENSDGWELITDDTASNEYTFKSGASELDLFIDCDVDKNMLAMRQMQPHVIVRPKRSPVNPKEDNPKKRQFVTLKDINEEKTRKMNKSRKKT; translated from the exons ATGACTTGGCATGTAGCTTGGAAGAAGGACGGAATGTTACGGCACCCGGCTGATGGTGTAGCTTGGAAGACAATGGATGCCAAATATCCAAATTTTTCATCCGAAAATCGAAACATTAGATTAGGTATAGCTTCTAATGGATTCAATCCATTTGGTACAATGAGTGGCAGTCATAGTACCTGGCCAGTTGTTGTGGTGAACTATAACTTACCTCCCTGGCTAAATATGAAACCAGAGAATTTAATTATGTCCACACTTATAGCAGGTCCAACTGATCCCGTAAATAGTATTGACGTCTATTTGCAACCTTTGGTGGAAGAGCTGAAAGAGTTATGGGATGTTGGTGTAACCACTTTTGATGCAGCGACGAATCAGAATTTTGTATTAAGGGCAAGTGTATTATGGATAATAAGCGACTTCCCCGGTTACGCAATGTTATCGGGATGGAGTACTAAAGGATATTTGGCTTGCCCTATATgcaattacaagatatcatcaACTTATTTGAAACATAGTAGGAAG GCCCCTGCAGTTTTATCAGGAAGAATGATCAAGAGGCTGTTGGATGATTACCAGAATACTTTTATTGAGGTGAAGGGGAAACGGAAAGACA AAAAGAATATATATGATAGTATTCTCGGTACTTTGTTAAATATCAGTGGTAAGACAAAAGATCATGTAAATGCTCGGTTAGATTTGCAAGAAATGGGTATAAGGAAGATCCTACACCCGACCACCTCTAATAATGGGAAGTACCTTGAAATCATGGCTGCAAACTTCGTCATGACAAACAAAGAAAAAGACATATTTTGTTCATTTTTGGAAAATGTGAAATTCCCACACGGTTTCGCTTCCAATATTAGCAAATATGTCCAAGATAGGAAAGTTTTCGGGTACAAGAGTCATGATGCACACATCATTATGCAATACTTATTACAAATCGCTGTGAAAAAAGCATTGAAGCCTGAAGCTGCGATTCCATTAATAAGACTTGGTGATTTTTTTAGAGGTATATGTTCCAAG AGTCAGCCAGAAGGGTCAATAGCGGAAGGATACTTGGCAGATGAATGTGTaacattttgtgcaagatttccAAGAGATAACGAGATCAGTTCAGTGAATGAGTTAGGAACCAGAATTCATAAAAccagtgaatatccaattctttCAGGGAGGAACCAGAAAGGGAAAGCTTATCAGTTGTCTGATGATGTATGGACTGCGGCTCATCGGTACATATTGTTTAACTATGATGATAAGGATGTAGATGCGCTAATTGA gCAACATCGTTCATTATTTGACGTAAATGTAAAGTTAAACAAGTACAAAAGAGCAAGAACACACACAGATGAAGTATGCGAGTGGTTCAAGACTGAAATTGGAAAAAAACTGAATGTTTCGAGGGAAATTACGTCGTTGGCGATAGGTCCTAAACGAGTTGCTAGACGGTTCAGAGGATATGTAATAAATAGGTATAGGTTCCATACGAAAAGTAGAGATAAGAAGTGCATAATACAAAATAGCGACGTTTATCTAACCGCCTTAACCACCAGTTTCGCTAGTGTAAAGGACCAAAAACCAACAACCGGGGAGGTTACTTATTATGGTTCGATTGAGAAAATAATCGAGGTTGACTATTGGGGTTGTCTTAATATGGTTTTGTTTAGGTGTACCTGGTATGCTGATGAGAAGGATCATTTAAGTTTTACCCGAGTAAACTTTAACAGGGCTTGCCAAAAAAAAGACCCTTTTGTCATGTCAACACAAGTCCATCAAGTGTTTTATATTGAAGATCATGttaaaaatcatatttatttTCCTATTAAGAAGCTGCCAACATACTTTGATGATTCACACGCCGAGAATAGTCCAAGTGAAGATGACATAAATGGGCAGTTTGCACATGATAGGAGGTTTCCAGTTGTTGAAAACCAAGATGATGAAGCGAACTG GATGGGAGGTGACTTTATGACCTTCAATTTGCATCACAAGGGTGAGTTCCACAAAAGTAAATATGCTCGAGGAACAGTAAAAATAGTGAAGGACTTCGAGCTTGATGTCTTCTCATATTCGGAACTGATGGAGTGGGTCAACCAACTTGGCTATAAGGAAATTGGAGGAATTTATGTGCAAAAAGAGGAAAATAGTGATGGCTGGGAATTGATTACTGATGACACTGCCTCAAATGAGTATACTTTCAAAAGCGGGGCTTCTGAACTGGACTTATTTATCGACTGCGATGTCGATAAAAATATGTTGGCAATGCGTCAAATGCAACCTCATGTTATTGTAAGGCCCAAAAGAAGCCCCGTTAATCCGAAAGAGGATAATCCTAAAAAGCGTCAGTTTGTGACATTAAAGGATATCAATGAAGAGAAGACCAGGAAAATGAACAAGTCCCGGAAGAAAACATAA